A stretch of the Leptidea sinapis chromosome 5, ilLepSina1.1, whole genome shotgun sequence genome encodes the following:
- the LOC126964458 gene encoding uncharacterized protein LOC126964458 isoform X1 — protein MSEDKMAVPPQQFCVRWNSYHTNLQSVFPRLLLTEQFADVTLACESRQLRCHKLVLSACSAYLEKLLLQNPCKHPIVLMRDMRFSEMQALVDFMYKGEVNVTQEELPSLLKSAEALQIRGLCSSDPGSLSELKSDSKDYAVASEALVAHAQRDATESTQQKQTNGPKKHKTEERERCSEVKEETVEEDGLYYGELDQDHMEYNEEEETSKPGSSLGQTSAAKPFLRVKPESELFFQSKLQNLANTEYMNKLSKMNATEIQKEFSKYGITNMSEDLVQKTIENDYYKSWLEQNGELEVSLLKASQLKKKNEVKNQKSEVELIPRPKDAKKVFNEIGEKSIRRRGRPPIFKDKNVDIGDTVLKADLDQFLEGKEVSSSGLSRKDLERVMMGKFNPNRRYSNEAMWAALMDVKKGGSIYRAAQTHKVPRKSLRNWMKRCHIKSSFPMPQQLKQFVENSKKQRENQEKQEDYDTELDFGKHFLYSGTQVSSEEEGRVDKDGNTALNMSMQESNCD, from the exons ATGTCAGAAGACAAAATGGCCGTGCCGCCACAGCAGTTCTGTGTCAGATGGAACTCCTACCATACTAACTTACAG TCTGTATTCCCTCGTCTACTCCTGACGGAGCAGTTCGCTGATGTTACGCTGGCCTGCGAGTCTAGACAGCTCAGATGCCACAAGCTGGTGCTGTCAGCGTGCTCGGCGTACCTGGAGAAGCTCTTACTCCAGAACCCCTGCAAGCACCCGATTGTCCTCATGAGAGATATgag ATTTAGTGAAATGCAAGCCCTTGTCGACTTCATGTATAAAGGCGAGGTGAACGTGACGCAAGAAGAGCTGCCAAGTCTACTTAAATCTGCCGAGGCCCTGCAGATACGAG GTCTGTGTTCCAGTGACCCCGGCTCGTTGTCTGAGCTCAAGAGTGACAGCAAGGACTACGCGGTGGCCAGTGAAGCACTTGTTGCGCATGCGCAACGCGACGCCACCGAAT CTACccaacaaaaacaaacaaacggaCCCAAGAAACACAAGACggaagagagagagagatgcTCGGAGGTGAAGGAAGAGACAGTGGAAGAAGACGGGCTGTATTACGGAGAGTTGGACCAGGACCATATGGAGTACAATGAG GAGGAAGAGACTAGTAAACCGGGAAGTAGCTTAGGACAAACGTCGG CTGCAAAACCATTTTTGCGCGTCAAACCAGAAAGCGAACTGTTCTTTCAATCTAAGCTACAAAACCTAGCAAATACTgaatatatgaataaattatctaaaatgaATGCTACGGAAATACAAAAGGAATTTTCCAAATACGGTATTACCAACATGAGCGAGGACCTCGTTCAGAAAACTATTGAAAATGACTACTATAAATCTTGGCTGGAACAAAATGGTGAATTAGAAGTATCTCTACTAAAAGCTAGCCAACTTAAGAAAAAGAATGAAgtgaaaaaccaaaaatcagAAGTTGAACTAATACCAAGGCCTAAGGAtgctaaaaaagtttttaacgaGATCGGAGAGAAATCTATAAGACGGAGGGGTAGACCGCCCATTTTTAAGGACAAGAACGTTGATATTGGTGACACTGTTTTAAAAGCTGACTTAGATCAGTTCCTGGAAGGGAAGGAAGTCAGTTCCTCGGGCCTGTCGAGAAAAGACCTGGAGCGAGTTATGATGGGTAAATTTAACCCGAACAGGCGGTATTCTAATGAGGCAATGTGGGCAGCTTTGATGGATGTCAAAAAAGGCGGGAGTATTTACAG AGCTGCCCAAACGCACAAGGTGCCCCGAAAATCTTTACGAAACTGGATGAAACGTTGCCATATAAAATCATCTTTCCCCATGCCGCAACAGCTCAAGCAATTTGTGGAAAACAGCAAAAAACAGCGGGAAAATCAGGAAAAACAGGAAGACTACGATACGGAGCTTGACTTCGGGAAACACTTCCTGTATTCGGGAACGCAGGTGTCAAGTGAGGAAGAGGGAAGAGTTGATAAGGATGGCAATACTGCTTTGAATATGTCAATGCAAGAATCAAATTGTGATTAG